In the Kitasatospora terrestris genome, one interval contains:
- a CDS encoding pyridoxal phosphate-dependent decarboxylase family protein gives MTDDLRRTDDFRTAARTAAELVSDYLEGLPARPVWQPMDDAERQALLDLELPEHGAPLEELLKTVGERIMSAPMGNGNQRFFGWVNSAPQPAGVLATLAASAMNPSSAGGDHADVHLERAVVRWIAELVGFPHPAGGGLLTSGTSMATIVCLAAARNRAARAAGWDVREDGLAGMPPLVGYVTGETHSCVRKAAELLGLGSRNLRTVATDAEGHLDLDALAAAVAEDRAAGRLPFLVVASAGTVGTGAVDPFEPIADLAEREGLWLHVDGAYGAFGVLDETIAHRYAGMERADSLALDPHKWLGVPVDCGCALVRDAEELRGTFSLVPSYLRDEAAGSLGWFSEYGTEQTRPFRSLKVWASIAHRGRAGVAADIAHTTALARRLGELVEADPELELIAPVETSIVAFRYAPAGIEENRLNTVNKELPVAVQLRGEVFVTGALHRGREMIRACLLNATTTEADLHLLLSEVRSAGSELTDIYREVTGDS, from the coding sequence GTGACCGACGACCTCCGCCGCACCGACGACTTCCGTACCGCCGCGCGCACCGCCGCCGAGCTGGTCTCCGACTACCTGGAGGGCCTGCCCGCGCGGCCGGTGTGGCAGCCGATGGACGACGCCGAGCGGCAGGCGCTGCTCGACCTGGAGCTGCCGGAGCACGGCGCGCCGCTGGAGGAGCTGCTGAAGACCGTCGGCGAGCGGATCATGTCCGCGCCGATGGGCAACGGCAACCAGCGGTTCTTCGGCTGGGTGAACTCGGCCCCGCAGCCGGCCGGCGTGCTGGCGACGCTGGCCGCCTCGGCGATGAACCCGAGCTCGGCGGGCGGCGACCACGCGGACGTCCACCTGGAGCGGGCGGTGGTGCGCTGGATCGCCGAGCTGGTGGGCTTCCCGCACCCGGCCGGCGGCGGCCTGCTGACCTCGGGCACCTCGATGGCGACCATCGTCTGCCTGGCCGCGGCCCGTAACCGCGCCGCCCGGGCGGCCGGCTGGGACGTCCGGGAGGACGGCCTGGCGGGGATGCCGCCGCTGGTCGGCTACGTCACCGGCGAGACCCACTCCTGCGTCCGCAAGGCGGCCGAGCTGCTCGGCCTGGGCAGCCGCAACCTGCGCACGGTCGCCACCGACGCCGAGGGGCACCTGGACCTGGACGCGCTGGCCGCGGCCGTGGCCGAGGACCGGGCGGCCGGCCGGCTGCCGTTCCTGGTGGTCGCCTCGGCGGGCACGGTCGGCACCGGCGCGGTCGACCCGTTCGAGCCGATCGCCGACCTGGCCGAGCGCGAGGGCCTGTGGCTGCACGTGGACGGCGCGTACGGCGCCTTCGGCGTGCTGGACGAGACGATCGCGCACCGCTACGCGGGCATGGAGCGGGCCGACTCGCTGGCCCTGGACCCGCACAAGTGGCTGGGCGTGCCGGTGGACTGCGGCTGCGCGCTGGTGCGCGACGCCGAGGAGCTGCGCGGCACCTTCAGCCTGGTGCCGTCCTACCTGCGCGACGAGGCCGCCGGCTCGCTCGGCTGGTTCTCCGAGTACGGCACCGAGCAGACCCGGCCGTTCCGCTCGCTGAAGGTGTGGGCGTCGATCGCGCACCGCGGCCGGGCCGGGGTGGCGGCGGACATCGCGCACACCACGGCACTGGCCCGCCGGCTCGGCGAGCTGGTGGAGGCGGACCCGGAGCTGGAGCTGATCGCCCCGGTGGAGACCTCGATCGTGGCATTCCGGTACGCGCCCGCCGGAATCGAAGAAAATCGACTGAACACCGTCAACAAAGAGCTTCCGGTCGCCGTCCAGCTGCGCGGTGAGGTCTTCGTCACCGGCGCGTTGCACCGGGGTCGGGAAATGATCCGCGCCTGTCTGCTGAACGCCACCACCACCGAGGCCGACCTGCACCTCCTGCTCTCGGAAGTGCGATCGGCGGGCTCCGAACTGACAGACATTTACCGCGAGGTCACGGGAGATTCGTGA